One genomic region from Conexibacter woesei DSM 14684 encodes:
- a CDS encoding PstA family ABC transporter permease, which yields MSGVTAPPPAARRSARESSASWRLTDRLGLALAWVLGVLFLVVTAAIVLYMMVQGLRYVRPELFVTSPAAGFSESETGGFLDPLLGTVIVAAMAMAIAFPVGLGVGVWLSEYGRPSALARVTESTVEMLAGTPSIVFALFGTLLFEQGALALFSRTNDGVVYGRSFFAAAAMLSFVALPLVVANVREGLQAIPGHVREASYAVGKTKLTTTRRVLLPAARPSVVTGAMLGVGRIIGDTAIIVLLLGATLRFNGAGEVPLLETLRGTGSTLTSYVYANAPTGEANQPTKAYAAGFVLLSMVLLLNVAVDFAVRRGRRWR from the coding sequence GTGAGCGGCGTGACGGCGCCGCCGCCGGCCGCGCGCCGCTCGGCGCGCGAGTCGAGCGCGTCGTGGCGGCTGACCGACCGTCTCGGGCTCGCGCTGGCGTGGGTGCTCGGCGTGCTGTTCCTGGTCGTGACCGCCGCGATCGTGCTCTACATGATGGTCCAAGGGCTGCGCTACGTCCGCCCCGAGCTGTTCGTCACCTCGCCTGCCGCCGGCTTCAGCGAGAGCGAGACCGGCGGCTTCCTCGACCCGCTGCTCGGGACCGTGATCGTCGCCGCGATGGCGATGGCGATCGCCTTCCCGGTCGGCCTCGGGGTCGGCGTCTGGCTGAGCGAGTACGGCCGCCCGTCGGCGCTCGCGCGCGTGACCGAGTCGACCGTCGAGATGCTCGCCGGCACGCCGTCGATCGTCTTCGCGCTGTTCGGCACGCTGCTGTTCGAGCAGGGCGCGCTCGCGCTCTTCAGCCGCACCAACGACGGCGTCGTCTACGGCCGCTCGTTCTTCGCCGCGGCGGCGATGCTGTCGTTCGTCGCGCTCCCGCTCGTCGTCGCGAACGTGCGCGAGGGGCTGCAGGCGATCCCCGGCCACGTGCGCGAGGCGTCGTACGCGGTCGGCAAGACGAAGCTGACGACGACGCGTCGCGTGCTGCTGCCGGCGGCCCGGCCGTCGGTCGTGACCGGGGCGATGCTCGGCGTCGGGCGGATCATCGGCGACACGGCGATCATCGTGCTGCTGCTCGGCGCGACGCTGCGCTTCAACGGCGCCGGCGAGGTGCCGCTGCTGGAGACCCTGCGCGGGACCGGCAGCACGCTCACGAGCTACGTCTACGCGAACGCGCCGACGGGCGAGGCGAACCAGCCGACGAAGGCATACGCCGCCGGCTTCGTGCTGCTGTCGATGGTGCTGCTGCTGAACGTCGCGGTCGACTTCGCCGTGCGGCGCGGGAGGCGCTGGAGATGA
- a CDS encoding glycerate kinase: MTERTGPRVLCAPDKLRGALDARGAAHALAEGARAAGGVPHELPIADGGEGTLDAFLDGATVHELTVEDALGRPRSARLLELADAPDPATAAGGTFLVEAAEAVPLHALAEHERDVERASSYGAGELVRAALDRGARRILIAVGGVATVDGGAGALQALGARCPRDGAGLLAAPEIDRSDLDPRLAGVEIELLVDVAAPLTGPDGAAHRFGPQKGATPEQIAALDSALTRWADALGIDPATPGAGAAGGLGAAFQAIGARTVAGADAVLELTGFDTLLAEADLVLTAEGSVDASTLQGKAVAAVVAHCAKAGVPVEVFGGRVIDEAAVELRRRGARDVRPLGPAGRPLAEAFAAAADELAAAAEAATRRT; the protein is encoded by the coding sequence GTGACCGAACGGACTGGACCACGGGTGCTCTGCGCCCCGGACAAGCTGCGCGGCGCGCTCGACGCGCGCGGCGCGGCGCACGCGCTCGCGGAGGGCGCGCGAGCGGCCGGCGGAGTGCCGCACGAGCTGCCGATCGCCGACGGCGGCGAGGGAACGCTCGACGCGTTCCTCGACGGCGCGACCGTCCACGAGCTGACCGTCGAGGACGCGCTCGGCCGCCCGCGCAGCGCGCGGCTGCTGGAGCTGGCCGACGCGCCCGACCCGGCCACGGCCGCCGGGGGGACGTTTCTGGTCGAGGCCGCCGAGGCGGTGCCGCTGCACGCGCTCGCCGAGCACGAGCGCGACGTCGAGCGGGCGTCGTCCTACGGTGCCGGCGAGCTGGTGCGCGCGGCGCTCGACCGCGGCGCGCGGCGGATCCTGATCGCCGTCGGAGGGGTCGCGACGGTCGACGGCGGCGCGGGTGCGCTGCAGGCGCTCGGCGCGCGCTGCCCGCGCGACGGCGCCGGTCTGCTCGCCGCGCCGGAGATCGACCGCAGCGACCTCGACCCGCGCCTCGCCGGCGTCGAGATCGAGCTGCTGGTGGACGTCGCCGCGCCGCTGACCGGGCCCGACGGCGCCGCGCACCGCTTCGGCCCGCAGAAGGGCGCCACGCCGGAGCAGATCGCCGCGCTCGACAGCGCCCTCACGCGCTGGGCCGACGCGCTCGGGATCGACCCCGCGACGCCCGGCGCCGGCGCGGCCGGCGGCCTCGGCGCCGCCTTCCAGGCGATCGGCGCGCGCACCGTCGCGGGCGCCGACGCCGTGCTGGAGCTGACCGGCTTCGACACGCTGCTGGCCGAGGCCGACCTCGTGCTGACCGCCGAGGGATCGGTCGACGCCTCGACGCTCCAGGGCAAGGCGGTCGCCGCCGTCGTCGCGCACTGCGCCAAGGCCGGCGTCCCGGTCGAGGTCTTCGGCGGCCGCGTCATCGACGAGGCCGCCGTCGAGCTGCGGCGCCGCGGCGCGCGCGACGTGCGCCCGCTCGGCCCCGCCGGCCGCCCGCTCGCCGAGGCGTTCGCGGCAGCCGCAGACGAGCTGGCCGCCGCGGCCGAGGCTGCGACGCGCCGGACCTGA
- a CDS encoding ANTAR domain-containing response regulator, producing the protein MRILIAEDDPVIAIGLIARLRALGHEPLGPASDGQHAIELAREDPPDLYLFDVDMPRVDGLTAARLLAEEGLRRPIVVITGVDDPDVVERSIASGVSAYLTKPIDDRALDAGIRLAASRHDEFKALEAEVNRAQQALEDRKLIERAKGILIAATGITEPEAFRRIQRAARDRNLKLVDVAQRIVDQRALLERGEE; encoded by the coding sequence ATGCGCATCCTGATCGCTGAGGACGACCCGGTCATCGCGATCGGGCTGATCGCGCGCCTGAGAGCGCTCGGCCACGAGCCGCTCGGGCCGGCGTCGGACGGCCAGCACGCGATCGAGCTGGCCCGCGAGGACCCGCCCGACCTCTACCTGTTCGACGTCGACATGCCGCGCGTCGACGGGCTCACCGCCGCGCGCCTGCTGGCGGAGGAGGGGCTGCGCCGCCCGATCGTCGTGATCACCGGCGTCGACGACCCGGACGTCGTCGAGCGCTCGATCGCCTCGGGCGTCAGCGCGTACCTGACGAAGCCGATCGACGACCGCGCGCTCGACGCCGGCATACGTCTCGCGGCCAGCCGCCACGACGAGTTCAAGGCGCTGGAGGCGGAGGTCAACCGCGCGCAGCAGGCGCTGGAGGACCGCAAGCTGATCGAGCGCGCGAAGGGGATCCTGATCGCCGCGACCGGGATCACCGAGCCGGAGGCGTTCCGCCGCATCCAGCGCGCCGCGCGCGACCGCAACCTCAAGCTGGTCGACGTCGCGCAGCGGATCGTCGACCAGCGCGCGCTGCTGGAGAGAGGCGAGGAGTAG
- a CDS encoding ABC transporter substrate-binding protein: MKHLTRREFSETGIRYGAAAGLLGGGLATVLAGCGGDSSSDGSTSAGTTPADGSGGGSGGTIRIGNAEPPTSAQWDPHAAFGLADYQTWSLVYDTLLAYDSAGELVGQLAKSWKRLSPTRLRIVIHRDVHFSDGSPLGAEDVKASIERISAPQSELALASKLPEGAKVEVRGEHELDIVTPEPFGPLEGALVVVSIVSRRDAARPEAFKRRPLGSGPYTFVEYRNNSIRLKANPRYWRGKPGSDGVVLSYVQDPSARMNALLTGQIDIYTRADSIVLDEVRGNDDFYVNDTSPASNFFYIPQFDTALRDVRVRQAIAYAIPRQQIAESIMRICPPALSSLPAASKGFRPMEPRFDLDLERARSLLKEAGHDGGLSITLASASVFAHQEQVDQLVKASLEQVGITVDIKKLESGTFRSNFSQYALSMNALDTPGDPNFIFSFFRPSIAREVLKWDSADFMPLVEAQRRTIGARRQATIDAAARYLWENQILVYLTDDIWYTVVNRRVSGYERSTVEGEPLLWRAKAA, encoded by the coding sequence GTGAAACACCTCACCCGGCGTGAGTTCTCGGAGACCGGCATCAGATACGGCGCGGCAGCGGGCCTGCTCGGAGGCGGCCTCGCGACCGTCCTCGCCGGATGCGGCGGCGACTCGTCCAGCGACGGGTCGACGAGCGCGGGCACGACGCCCGCCGACGGCTCCGGCGGGGGGAGCGGGGGGACGATCCGGATCGGCAACGCGGAGCCGCCGACGTCGGCCCAATGGGACCCGCACGCGGCGTTCGGCCTCGCGGACTACCAGACCTGGTCGCTCGTCTACGACACGCTGCTCGCGTACGACAGCGCCGGAGAGCTCGTCGGCCAGCTGGCGAAGTCGTGGAAGCGGCTGTCGCCGACGCGCCTGCGGATCGTGATCCACAGAGACGTCCACTTCAGCGACGGCAGCCCGCTCGGCGCCGAGGACGTGAAGGCGTCGATCGAGCGCATCTCCGCGCCGCAGTCGGAGCTGGCGCTCGCGTCGAAGCTGCCCGAAGGCGCGAAGGTCGAGGTCCGCGGCGAGCACGAGCTGGACATCGTCACGCCCGAGCCGTTCGGCCCGCTGGAGGGCGCGCTCGTCGTCGTCTCGATCGTCTCGCGCAGAGACGCGGCGAGACCGGAGGCGTTCAAGCGCCGCCCGCTCGGCAGCGGTCCGTACACGTTCGTCGAGTACCGCAACAACAGCATCAGACTGAAGGCGAACCCCAGATACTGGCGCGGCAAGCCGGGCTCCGACGGCGTCGTGCTGTCCTACGTCCAGGACCCGAGCGCGCGCATGAACGCGCTGCTGACCGGCCAGATCGACATCTACACGCGCGCCGACTCGATCGTGCTCGACGAGGTCAGAGGCAACGACGACTTCTACGTCAACGACACCAGTCCGGCGTCGAACTTCTTCTACATCCCGCAGTTCGACACGGCGCTCAGAGACGTCCGCGTGCGGCAGGCGATCGCCTACGCGATCCCGCGTCAGCAGATCGCCGAGAGCATCATGAGAATCTGCCCGCCGGCGCTCTCCTCGCTGCCCGCGGCGTCGAAGGGCTTCAGACCGATGGAGCCGAGATTCGACCTCGACCTGGAGCGCGCGAGATCGCTGCTGAAGGAGGCCGGCCACGACGGCGGCCTGTCGATCACGCTCGCCTCGGCCAGCGTCTTCGCCCACCAGGAGCAGGTCGACCAGCTCGTGAAGGCGTCGCTGGAGCAGGTCGGCATCACCGTCGACATCAAGAAGCTGGAGAGCGGCACGTTCCGCTCGAACTTCTCGCAGTACGCGCTGTCGATGAACGCGCTCGACACGCCGGGCGACCCGAACTTCATCTTCTCGTTCTTCCGGCCGTCGATCGCCAGAGAGGTCCTGAAGTGGGACTCGGCCGACTTCATGCCGCTGGTCGAGGCGCAGCGCCGCACGATCGGCGCCAGACGGCAGGCGACGATCGACGCCGCCGCGAGATACCTGTGGGAGAACCAGATCCTCGTCTACCTCACCGACGACATCTGGTACACGGTCGTCAACAGACGCGTCAGCGGCTACGAGCGCTCGACCGTCGAGGGCGAGCCGCTGCTGTGGAGAGCGAAGGCGGCGTAG
- a CDS encoding phosphate ABC transporter ATP-binding protein, with translation MRFATPPPVRRLPLAGEEAVTVAAPAEAPSFVGAPRRRVGPAPLAVDRMHVEQLSVAYGRKLAVDAVSMPIRQGEVLALIGPSGCGKTTLLRSLNRLTELTKTASMKGRIALDGTDIATLEPTALRRRVTMVFQQPNPFPMSVFDNVAYVLREQASRRPRKRELRSAVQSALERAGLWEEVAGDLSHPALRLSGGQQQRLCIARALAADPEVLLLDEPCSALDPQSTQVIEELIVTLREQVAVVIVTHNLQQAYRIADYVAFMYLGELVEYGPADQVFGAPRQVRTQEYVSGGFG, from the coding sequence ATGAGATTCGCAACCCCGCCGCCGGTCCGGCGGCTGCCGCTCGCGGGCGAGGAGGCGGTCACCGTCGCCGCACCCGCCGAGGCGCCGAGCTTCGTCGGCGCGCCGCGCCGGCGGGTCGGCCCCGCGCCGCTCGCGGTCGACCGCATGCACGTCGAGCAGCTGTCGGTCGCCTACGGCCGCAAGCTCGCGGTCGACGCCGTCTCGATGCCGATCCGCCAGGGCGAGGTGCTGGCGCTGATCGGCCCGTCGGGCTGCGGCAAGACGACGCTGCTGCGCTCGCTCAACCGCCTCACCGAGCTGACGAAGACGGCGTCGATGAAGGGCCGCATCGCGCTCGACGGGACCGACATCGCGACGCTCGAGCCGACCGCGCTGCGGCGCCGCGTGACGATGGTCTTCCAGCAGCCGAACCCGTTCCCGATGAGCGTCTTCGACAACGTCGCCTACGTGCTGCGGGAGCAGGCGTCGCGGCGGCCGCGCAAGCGCGAGCTGCGCAGCGCGGTGCAGAGCGCGCTGGAGCGGGCGGGGCTGTGGGAGGAGGTCGCCGGCGACCTCTCGCATCCCGCGCTGCGGCTCTCCGGCGGCCAGCAGCAGCGGCTCTGCATCGCCCGTGCGCTCGCGGCCGACCCCGAGGTGCTGCTGCTCGACGAGCCGTGCTCGGCGCTCGACCCGCAGTCGACGCAGGTGATCGAGGAGCTGATCGTGACGCTGCGCGAGCAGGTCGCGGTCGTGATCGTGACGCACAACCTCCAACAGGCGTACCGGATCGCCGACTACGTCGCGTTCATGTACCTCGGCGAGCTGGTCGAGTACGGCCCGGCCGACCAGGTCTTCGGCGCCCCGCGCCAGGTGCGCACGCAGGAGTACGTCAGTGGCGGGTTCGGCTGA
- a CDS encoding alkaline phosphatase family protein, whose translation MTRTQTAMIAALSLLATVLVLVEGGRGSSRGESAMRAVASYTPRTVTAALPPAAAPAGDAAAADTDGTAGAESDAAADDAALDDTGTLGDDAASSGEDASGEPAADPAPGPDADERDPGSGGSGPASADEQAADPDPQPTKIRHVFVIALAGHGLDATFGPQSAAPYLSRRLRPKGTLLSGYRPLGTADLPDYLAMIGGQPPNASTNAGCPTFAEIPPSTRPTASGEIRADGCVFPNTVLTVADQLTSRGLDWRAYVEDLDRGPARTAACRRPASNAADDTVRARVGDGYATRHNPFVYYHSLLDLGDCDAKDGPLERLEGDLRAVRSTPNYAFVAPNLCNDGSESPCVDGAPGGLPAADAFLARWVPKILASPAYRKDGLLIVTFAGGAQPPNGALLVSRFAKAGATAGGDYGPYSLLRSVEDLFALRPIARAASARSFAPTVLGDAYASPPGDG comes from the coding sequence GTGACGCGCACCCAGACCGCCATGATCGCGGCGCTGTCGCTGCTGGCGACCGTGCTCGTGCTGGTCGAGGGCGGGCGCGGCAGCTCGCGCGGCGAGAGCGCGATGCGGGCGGTCGCGAGCTACACGCCGCGCACCGTCACGGCCGCGCTCCCGCCCGCCGCCGCACCCGCCGGCGACGCCGCGGCGGCCGACACGGACGGGACCGCCGGCGCGGAGAGCGACGCGGCCGCCGACGACGCCGCGCTCGACGACACCGGCACGCTCGGCGACGACGCTGCGAGCAGCGGCGAGGACGCGAGCGGCGAGCCGGCCGCCGACCCTGCGCCCGGCCCGGACGCGGACGAGCGCGATCCCGGGAGCGGCGGCTCCGGCCCGGCCAGCGCGGACGAGCAGGCCGCCGACCCCGACCCGCAGCCGACGAAGATCAGACACGTCTTCGTGATCGCGCTCGCCGGCCACGGGCTCGACGCGACGTTCGGCCCGCAGTCGGCGGCGCCGTACCTGTCGAGACGGCTGCGGCCGAAGGGGACCTTGCTGAGCGGCTACCGCCCGCTCGGCACCGCCGACCTGCCGGACTACCTCGCGATGATCGGCGGGCAGCCGCCGAACGCATCGACGAACGCCGGCTGCCCGACGTTCGCCGAGATCCCGCCGAGCACGAGACCGACCGCCTCCGGCGAGATCCGCGCCGACGGCTGCGTCTTCCCCAACACGGTCCTCACCGTCGCCGACCAGCTGACCTCGAGAGGGCTCGACTGGCGCGCCTACGTCGAGGACCTCGACCGCGGCCCGGCCAGAACGGCCGCCTGCCGCCGCCCGGCGTCCAACGCCGCCGACGACACCGTCAGAGCGCGCGTCGGCGACGGCTACGCGACGCGGCACAACCCGTTCGTCTATTACCACTCGCTGCTCGACCTCGGCGACTGCGACGCGAAGGACGGCCCGCTCGAACGGCTCGAAGGCGACCTGCGCGCGGTCAGATCGACGCCGAACTACGCCTTCGTCGCGCCCAACCTCTGCAACGACGGGAGCGAGTCGCCGTGCGTGGACGGCGCGCCCGGCGGCCTGCCCGCGGCCGACGCGTTCCTCGCGAGATGGGTGCCGAAGATCCTCGCCTCGCCGGCCTACCGCAAGGACGGGCTGCTGATCGTCACGTTCGCGGGCGGCGCGCAGCCGCCCAACGGGGCGCTGCTCGTGTCGCGCTTCGCGAAGGCCGGCGCGACCGCCGGCGGCGACTACGGCCCGTACTCGCTGCTGCGCTCGGTCGAGGACCTGTTCGCGCTCAGACCGATCGCGCGCGCCGCGAGCGCCCGCTCGTTCGCACCGACCGTGCTCGGCGACGCGTACGCGTCGCCGCCGGGGGACGGCTGA
- a CDS encoding PstC family ABC transporter permease, whose protein sequence is MALAAPPRRAPRRLLPDQRAELTLGALVCCVLAFVLVVIVFVFLEAWPSFSHNGLAWFGGGGNPDQQIQQIFTSANLLREPAYTFHAWPIIWGTLLVTGGAVALSFFAALFVAVFVVEFAPEWMRRILEPVVRLLASVPSVIFGLVGVLVLVPFIGEHVITDEHRRSVSYIVSLSGYSLLAGVLILSLMIAPLMIAVFADGLRAVPRGWLEGSLGLGINRWRTFWKIGVRTARPALVAGTVLATARALGEAVMLAMVTGGVAFAPNPADGVIFFLEPTRPLAATILQSSEELTSPPMRHTIFAIAAVLLFSAVMLSLAGWAVKQPMKRYGVRA, encoded by the coding sequence ATGGCCCTCGCGGCCCCTCCCAGGCGAGCGCCGCGCAGGCTGCTGCCGGACCAGCGCGCCGAGCTCACGCTCGGCGCGCTGGTCTGCTGCGTGCTCGCGTTCGTGCTCGTCGTGATCGTCTTCGTCTTCCTCGAGGCGTGGCCGTCGTTCTCCCACAACGGCCTCGCCTGGTTCGGCGGCGGCGGCAACCCCGACCAGCAGATCCAGCAGATCTTCACCTCCGCCAACCTGCTCAGAGAGCCGGCCTACACGTTCCACGCCTGGCCGATCATCTGGGGCACGCTGCTCGTGACGGGCGGCGCGGTCGCGCTCAGCTTCTTCGCGGCGCTGTTCGTCGCCGTCTTCGTCGTCGAGTTCGCGCCCGAGTGGATGCGGCGGATCCTCGAACCGGTCGTGCGCCTGCTCGCGAGCGTGCCGTCGGTGATCTTCGGCCTCGTCGGCGTGCTCGTGCTGGTGCCGTTCATCGGCGAGCACGTGATCACCGACGAGCACCGCCGCTCGGTCTCGTACATCGTCTCGCTCAGCGGCTACAGCCTGCTCGCGGGCGTGCTGATCCTCAGCCTGATGATCGCGCCGCTGATGATCGCCGTCTTCGCCGACGGGCTGCGCGCGGTGCCGCGCGGCTGGCTGGAGGGCTCGCTCGGGCTCGGCATCAACCGCTGGCGGACGTTCTGGAAGATCGGCGTGCGGACCGCGCGGCCGGCGCTCGTCGCCGGCACCGTGCTGGCGACCGCTCGGGCGCTCGGCGAGGCGGTGATGCTGGCGATGGTGACCGGCGGCGTCGCGTTCGCGCCGAACCCCGCCGACGGCGTGATCTTCTTCCTCGAACCGACGCGTCCGCTCGCGGCGACGATCCTGCAGTCGTCCGAGGAGCTGACGTCGCCGCCGATGCGCCACACGATCTTCGCGATCGCCGCGGTGCTGCTGTTCTCAGCCGTGATGCTGTCGCTCGCGGGCTGGGCCGTGAAGCAGCCGATGAAGCGCTACGGGGTGCGGGCGTGA
- a CDS encoding substrate-binding domain-containing protein, translated as MSQRAKGLAGALIVSAALLAGPASSHAATVFGSGSSASVPYLEALFKAYRKVDPKTKFVFTANNGNAGAKDVQDGKSAFAIQTRPPLPSDSGLSYSKLFLDGLCVAVNPANSVSGLRIQQVADIFLGTVTEWPAVGSSLNAPISAFGRFSTAGLYTFFQSAVLRGQTQATNVTALDKDGEVAVAVSRNQAGIGYVGLANSGPGSGVKRLSLDGQPCAPSAIRTLKYPLSRYAWLVLPARSPNRTATKFGDWVRTSYAAGRVIDKAGAVPAFNAKKPPKKG; from the coding sequence ATGAGTCAGAGAGCCAAGGGCCTCGCCGGTGCGCTGATCGTCTCGGCCGCACTGCTCGCGGGGCCGGCGTCGTCCCACGCCGCAACGGTGTTCGGGTCGGGATCGAGCGCCAGCGTGCCGTACCTGGAGGCGCTCTTCAAGGCCTACAGAAAGGTCGACCCGAAGACGAAGTTCGTCTTCACCGCCAACAACGGCAACGCCGGCGCCAAGGACGTGCAGGACGGCAAGAGCGCGTTCGCGATCCAGACGCGGCCGCCGCTGCCGTCGGACTCCGGACTCAGCTACTCGAAGCTCTTCCTCGACGGGCTGTGCGTCGCGGTCAACCCCGCCAACAGCGTCTCGGGGCTGAGAATCCAGCAGGTCGCCGACATCTTCCTCGGCACGGTCACGGAGTGGCCGGCGGTCGGCTCCAGCCTCAACGCGCCGATCTCGGCGTTCGGCCGCTTCTCGACCGCCGGGCTCTACACGTTCTTCCAGAGCGCCGTGCTCAGAGGACAGACGCAGGCGACGAACGTGACAGCGCTCGACAAGGACGGCGAGGTCGCCGTCGCGGTGTCGAGAAACCAGGCCGGGATCGGCTACGTCGGCCTCGCCAACTCCGGTCCGGGCAGCGGCGTCAAGCGGCTCAGCCTCGACGGTCAGCCGTGCGCGCCGAGCGCGATCCGCACGCTCAAGTACCCGCTGTCGCGCTACGCCTGGCTCGTGCTGCCGGCCAGAAGCCCGAACAGAACCGCGACGAAGTTCGGCGACTGGGTGCGGACGAGCTACGCCGCCGGCAGAGTGATCGACAAGGCCGGAGCGGTGCCGGCGTTCAACGCGAAGAAGCCGCCGAAGAAGGGCTGA
- a CDS encoding histidine kinase dimerization/phosphoacceptor domain -containing protein: MAVASPQQNTRREAMRAGLLLGWLSVIAVLVAVALDVPAQHPGLAVALALAAAVANAGMALLPWSRLLGAAATRIRLDLWAGGLLVFVAALVVVGGAQARFDLLLFLVLPFIAVTHEGRRLAAWLAAAAVTFAAAMALAPDPLSAAEVALHVVLLSASVILAISLARATREAAAAAARAAAAAELEQALLAEAHHRIKNSLQTVADLLLLGRPADAHDAVAFDATAARIRSIAAVHHLLAGQRGGTVATDQLLRTVVAASATAQDEVVVVSDELLLESAQAQQLGVIANELVANALRHGRPPVTVLLASGGMAGEGAVRLEVRDGGRIAPAGEPPPAAASGLGLTLVRQIAERGLNGSFALETQHDGTTSAVLRFNVGDAHPDR; encoded by the coding sequence ATGGCGGTCGCCTCCCCTCAGCAGAACACGCGTCGCGAGGCGATGCGCGCCGGGCTGCTGCTCGGCTGGCTGTCGGTGATCGCGGTGCTCGTCGCGGTCGCGCTCGACGTGCCCGCGCAGCACCCCGGGCTGGCGGTCGCGCTGGCGCTCGCGGCGGCCGTCGCGAACGCCGGGATGGCGCTGCTGCCGTGGTCGCGCCTGCTCGGCGCCGCCGCCACGCGCATCCGCCTGGACCTGTGGGCCGGCGGGCTGCTCGTGTTCGTCGCGGCGCTCGTCGTCGTCGGCGGCGCGCAGGCGCGCTTCGACCTGCTGCTGTTCCTCGTCCTCCCGTTCATCGCGGTCACGCACGAGGGCCGCAGACTCGCCGCCTGGCTGGCCGCCGCCGCGGTCACGTTCGCGGCCGCGATGGCGCTGGCGCCCGACCCGCTGTCGGCGGCCGAGGTCGCGCTCCACGTCGTGCTGCTGAGCGCGTCGGTGATCCTGGCGATCAGCCTCGCCCGCGCGACGCGCGAGGCGGCCGCCGCCGCGGCGCGCGCGGCCGCCGCCGCCGAGTTGGAGCAGGCGCTCCTGGCCGAGGCCCACCACCGCATCAAGAACAGCCTCCAGACGGTCGCCGACCTGCTGCTGCTCGGTCGGCCGGCCGACGCGCACGACGCGGTCGCGTTCGACGCGACCGCCGCCCGCATCCGCTCGATCGCCGCCGTCCACCACCTGCTCGCCGGCCAGCGCGGCGGGACCGTCGCGACCGACCAGCTGCTGCGCACGGTCGTGGCCGCGAGCGCGACGGCGCAGGACGAGGTCGTCGTCGTCAGCGACGAGCTGCTGCTGGAGTCGGCGCAGGCGCAGCAGCTCGGCGTGATCGCCAACGAGCTGGTCGCCAACGCGCTGCGCCACGGCCGCCCGCCCGTGACCGTGCTGCTGGCGAGCGGCGGGATGGCGGGCGAGGGAGCCGTGCGGCTGGAGGTGCGCGACGGCGGCCGGATCGCGCCCGCCGGCGAGCCGCCGCCGGCGGCCGCCTCTGGGCTGGGGCTGACGCTCGTGCGGCAGATCGCCGAACGCGGCCTGAACGGCAGCTTCGCGCTGGAAACGCAGCACGACGGGACGACGAGCGCGGTGCTGCGCTTCAATGTCGGCGATGCGCATCCTGATCGCTGA